Proteins from a genomic interval of Zingiber officinale cultivar Zhangliang chromosome 2A, Zo_v1.1, whole genome shotgun sequence:
- the LOC122043769 gene encoding 40S ribosomal protein S21-like: MQNVAGEMMNLYIPRKCSATNRLITAKDHASVQINIGHLDDNGVYTGQYTTFALSGFIRAQVCSIFELKIMEESETSKENAERPPRVDHWAEKGSIPWHESQYPCQFLFNYLLLKELDAP, translated from the exons ATGCAGAATGTAGCAGGTGAAATGATGAATCTTTATATCCCTAGAAAATG TTCTGCTACGAACAGACTAATCACTGCCAAGGATCACGCATCCGTCCAAATCAATATTGGACACTTGGATGATAATGGAGTGTACACCGGCCAGTATACCACTTTTGCTCTTTCTGGCTTTATTCGTGCTCAGGTTTGTTCCATCTTTGAACTAAAG ATCATGGAGGAAAGTGAGACTTCTAAGGAGAATGCTGAAAGGCCTCCGCGAGTGGATCACTGGGCAGAGAAAGGATCAATCCCCTGGCACGAGAGCCAATATCCCTGTCAG TTTCTGTTCAACTACCTTCTTCTTAAAGAATTGGACGCTCCGTAG